The DNA window CGGGTGGACGGCGATGTCCTGCGCCCGGGGGACGCTGCGCGACTGCTGGACGCCTCCGCCGTCGAGGTCGAGTCGCTCGGCGCCGATGCGGAGTTGCTGGTGTGGGAGATGCACGCCGAGCCTCACTTCGGGTGACCCGGCGCTTCGCGCACTCCCGACGAGGGTCAGGCCGGGCGCAGCTCGGCCAGGACCGCGTCCGTCAGGGCCGGCCAGACCTCGGTCGCCCACGGCCCGAACGCGCGGTCCGTCAGGGCGACGCACGCCGCACCCGCGGCGGGGTCCACCCACAGGAACGTCCCCGACTGCCCGAAGTGACCGAACGTGCGGGGCGAGGACGACGCGCCCGTCCAGTGCGGGGACTTGCCGTCGCGGATCTCGAAGCCGAGGCCCCAGTCGTTCGGCCGCTGGTGCCCGTAGCCGGGCAGGATCCCGGTGAGGCCGGGGAAGGCCACCGACGTCGCCCCGGCCACCGTCTCCGGCGAGAGCAGCCGCGGCGCCTGCAGCTCCGCGGCGAAGCGCACCAGGTCGGCGACGGTGGAGACGCCGTCCTTGGCGGGCGAGCCCGGGAGGTCCGTCGCCGTCATGCCCAGCGGCTCCAGCACCGCCTCCCGCAGGTAGTCCGCGAAGGGGATGTCCGTGGCCTTGGCGATGTGGTCGCCGAGCACCTCGAAGCCGGCG is part of the Streptomyces roseifaciens genome and encodes:
- a CDS encoding serine hydrolase domain-containing protein; this encodes MQSLRMIENWPVDTAAAAVVRADGTTVGAHGPVEHRFPLASVTKPLAAYAALVAVEEGAVELDEPAGPAGSTVRHLLAHTSGLAFDEHRAMAEPGTRRLYSNAGFEVLGDHIAKATDIPFADYLREAVLEPLGMTATDLPGSPAKDGVSTVADLVRFAAELQAPRLLSPETVAGATSVAFPGLTGILPGYGHQRPNDWGLGFEIRDGKSPHWTGASSSPRTFGHFGQSGTFLWVDPAAGAACVALTDRAFGPWATEVWPALTDAVLAELRPA